The Candidatus Poribacteria bacterium nucleotide sequence CAGACGATCCAGAACATCGCCACGGGTCTCGGTGAACCGTTAGGGCTTTCCATTGCGAAAGGGAAGGTCTATTGGATAGAACGGGATGCTGATGGGTCTGGTTCTCTGAATCGTTCTAACCTCGACGGGTCTAACGTGCAGGCGTTGAAGACGTTTGCGTCGGGTGTGCCGACCTCGCTTGCCGTGGACTCGGGTGACAACAAGATTTACTGGACGAAAGGTGCTGGGAAAATCCAACGTTCTAACCTTGCGGGTAAGTTCGTGAGAGACGTTGCGTCTGGGGTGATGAACCCGACGGGGATTGCCCTGAGTGTTGCGGCGACGGATGGGCAGATGGCGACGACGCAGCCCGGGACTCGGAATACCGAACAAGCGAACAACGCACAGTCGACCTACTCACGGTATGACATCAACCGCGACGGTGCGGTGAATAACGCCGATACACGGGCGGTTGCTGCAGCCATCGGACAGAGCGGTGCGGACATCGCGAACCCACGCACCGATGTAGACGGCAACGGCATGGTGGATGTGACCGACCTCATCCTCGTCTTGGGGAACCTCGATGACGATGTGGCTGCCCCGACGCTTGCGATTGATGTCAAAGCACTTGACATTGATTTCGATCGGGTGCAGGAGCAGGTAGAGGTGTTATTGGCATCGGGTGATGCGTCGATCGCGGCGCAGCGTGCGTTGCTGTATCTGCAGCACCTGTTAGCATCGGCACGTCCGGATGAAACGGTGTTGTTGGCGAACTATCCGAACCCGTTCAATCCAGAGACGTGGATACCGTATCACTTGTCCGAAAGTGCTGATGTGAAAATCAACATCTACGATGCGCAAGGCGTGTTGGTGCGTGCGTTGACCGTGGGTCATCAGTCTGCGGGATACTATACATCTCGGAGTCGTGCGGCGTATTGGGATGGTCGGAACGCCTTCGGTGAACGCGTTGCGAGTGGTATCTATTTCTACCAATTGCAGACGGACGAAATGTCGCCGCTGCGGAAGATGGTTATTTTGAAGTAGCGGATCGCGAACCGCGGATCGCGATCCGCAGTTATCAGTACTGAGAACTAAGCGTTGATACGCGATAATTATAGTAGATTCCAAAAATAAGTTTACACTACAAGCGAAAACCCATGCTCTGCTGGCGAGGTTTCCTAACCTCGCCACTGTAAAGTTAATTATGGGTTCCACTATAAAAAAAGGCGGCATGTCATATAGGTCATGTTGCCTTTTTTGTAAAAAGTGGCAATAGGGCACAAACTATGGTAGATCTTAGAGTTATTTATACACTTGGTATTGGCGAGGTTAGGAAACCTCGCCAGCGGCAGCACGTGATGAGTGGGCAGCCACAAGGGCTGCAATGGATAGACACCTTCAGAGAACCCCAGAAGAATCAGGCAGCACGCGATGAGTGGGCAGCCACAAGAGCTGCCCCTACAAGATGTGTATTTATTTTTAGGATCCACCATAAATAGCACTGTAATGTGTTACTTTTTTGACTTTTTTTGATATTTCACGGACATTTTCTGATATTTGTTGACTTTTTTTGATATTTTTTGTATACTTTTAAGTGGCAGCCTTGATGCTTTGAAAATGGGCATCATCCTCACAGAAACTGCCTCAACCTTAGTATTATATAGTGTATAATTAAATATATTCGGACTTATGAGATTCAGTTTTCAAAATCGACCCAAAAGGAGGTTTCACCATGCCCAGCAATTCAAAAGGCACTATTTTGACAGCTTGCGAAATGTCTTTTAACGGTGCAAGCAACACTGAAATCGCAGCACACTTCAAAGTCACCGATTCAACAGTCTCGCGCTGGCGGAAGAACCCTGTTTGGATCGACTTTGAAAACGAGCTCATCGCCGCCTACAAGGCAGCAGCACTCAAGAAGCAAAACCCGAATGCGGCTGAGGTGGATAGCGAATAGCGAATAGCGAACCGCGAACCGCGAATAGCGAACCGCGATTAAAAAAAATATAGCGAAGGAATAGTCGACATCTTCCATCGCTACATTTATGGTAAACCTTAGAATTAATTAGACATTCAGCACCGGTGCGGTTAGGAAACCGCACCTACCGGGGTAGGGTAAAATGTCTGTTTATTTTTCAGGGTTACCATAGTCAGTTACGCGCATTACGCGCATGGCCCCTGACCACCAGTATTTTAGTTTGAATTTAAGAGGTTAATGTCATCCTAAAAAGACAAGATGAGTTTATAGCGTCGTCCCAGGACGTCCTGAAAAATATCCAAAGAGAAGAAAGGCGGCATGTCATATAGGTCATGCCGCCTTTTTTGTAAAAAGTGGGCAATAGCACACAAACTAACAGTTTGTGCTACAAATGTAGCATCGAATTTCGATTCTCGACAACCCATAACTCATAACCCACCACCCATAACCCACCATTAAAATTCTTGACTTTTGGCCGAAAATACGCTATACTTTAACCCAGAAAAATCACACAATCGGAGGACATCTATGAAGCCCTATCTACTCATAATTTTACTGACACTTGCACTGGCATCCACACTACACGCAGCGTCCGAATATACGATCACAAATAGACACCGCGTCATCGAAGAGACGACCCTGAACGACAACACTGTTCCTGTCGGCACAAAACTGCCCGCTGTGAGTTTCACAACACTCGACGGTAAGACACAGAACTTAGAGATACTCACCAAACAGGGAGCCGTCGTTGTCACGTTCCTTGCAACCGAATGTCCCGTCGCGCAACGTTATACAACACGCCTAAAACACCTCCATGCCGAATTTCCGACACACACCTTCGTTGCTATCTATCCCAATGAAAACGATTCCATAGACGAAGTGAAGGCACACGTCGCGAAGTCGGAATATATGTTCCACATTGTGAAAGATGCAACAGGCAAGCTTGCACGCATTTTCGGCGCAACAATGACACCGCAGACATTCGTTGTCGATACACAACGCACACTACAATACCGGGGTGCGATTGACGATAATCGCTACGAGACGCGGGTCAAACACCACTATCTCCACGATGTCCTCATCGCAACGCGCGACAACGCATCCGTCCCCGTTCAAGAGACGGCTTCGTTCGGCTGCACGATCCACTTCCCTGAAGCCGCACTCCCCGACGAGGTCACTTATAGCGAACACATCGCCCCGATCCTCCAGAAACAGTGCCAAGCCTGTCACCGTCAAGGCGAAGTCGCGCCGTTCACACTCGCTGACTATAGCGATGCGAAGGCCTGGGCGACAGAAATCGCAGCGTATACACAGGCACGGCTCATGCCGCCGTGGAAACCCGCGCCGGGTTATGGGCACTTCAAGAACGAACGCCGTCTCACCGATACCGAGATTGAGATGATTGCGTACTGGGTCGAATCCGGGGCACCCGCAGGCGACCTCGATGCTGTGCCACCTGCACCCGAATTTCATGACGATTGGGCACTCGGTGAACCCGACTGGATCGCGGAGATGCCCGTTGAGTATGAGATTGAACCGGAAGGCGAGGACGAATATCGGCAGTTCATCATACCGACGAACTTTGAAACGGATATGTACATTCAAGCCGTTGACGTGCAACCCGGCAACCGGAAGACCGTCCACCACGTCATCCCTTATCTTGATGTGAATGGCGAGGCGCGTAAACTGGACGCAGAGGACCCGAAACCCGGCTATGTCACAGAAGGCACGGGCCCTGGGTTTGACACTGTGGGGTCTCTTGGGGGTTGGGCACCTGGGATGACACCGATTGTGTTACCGGAAGGTATCGGCTATCTCTTACCGAAGGGTGCGGACATCGTTATGCAGGTGCATTACTATCGCACAGGTCACCTCGAACGCGACCGCACGCGCTTGGGGCTCTACTTCTCGAAAACGGAGGAGACGACGAAGCTGCGTATCGGTGATGCGACGAACAGCAAATTCGTGGTGCCACCGGGTGCGGATTGGTATGCCGTTCAAGCGCACGAAGACTTCAAGCGGGATGTCTATCTGTTGGCGACGATGCCCCACATGCATCTCATCGGGCGGGATATGCGTCTGGTCGCGACGACACCGGAAGGTATCCGGCACGATCTGATATGGATTCAGGATTGGGATTTCAATTGGCAGGACATCTATCACTATCAGGAGCCGTTATTTTTGCCAGCTGGCACGCGTGTGGAATTGGTAGCACATTTTGATAACTCGGCAGCGAACCCGACGAACCCGAACGACCCACCTGTTCCGGTCGGTTGGGGTGAGAAGACGACGGATGAGATGTGTATTGGGTTTTTGTATTATGTGAAGGCGAGCGAGTTTTCGCCTGTTTCCCTAAAATAATAGCTGGCAAGGTAGGTGCGGTTTGTAACCGCACCGGTCTTCCGTTTCTCCTAAGATATGTAGGTGCGGTTTGTAACCGCACCGGTCTTCCGTTTCTCCTAAGATATGTAGGTGCGGTTTGTAACCGCACCGGTCTTCCCCAAGAATAATACCTTATGAACACCCTCCCGAAATACCGCAGCCATACATTGCGGGCAGGCAGAGCCTCCATACCAGGAGCATACTACCATATCATAATCGTTACACATCAACGAAAGCGCATCCTTGCAGACGACAACGTAGCGTCAATTATTTTCAGAGCATTTAATTGGTTAGAAGTGGAAAACCGGTTAGAGCGGATATGTATTATGGTGATGCCTGACCATGTACACACGGTTATTAAACTTGGGGAAGGGCAGACGCTCACCAAGGTTTTGCATTCTATGAAACGGTTTACTGCGCGTGAGATTAATAAATGTTTGTCGCGGGAGGGGGTTCTTTGGCAAAAAGGTTATAGCGATTGGGGTATTCGGACAGAGGAGGCGTTGAATAACACTATCCGTTATTGCTATATGAATCCTGTAAGAGAGGGGTTAGTGAGATCGGCGCGGGATTATCCATATTGGTGGTGTAAATTTGAGATGGAATAGTTCTGCATTTCACCCTCAGCCGGTGCGGTTAGAAACCGCACCTACTGGGTTTAGGAGAATCTGTCTTCTTTTTAATGGGATCCGGTGCGGTTAGAAACCGCACCTACTGAGTCTGGAGGAGCCGTTAAAAAACACCCACCTCACAATAAAGAAGCGACCGTAACCTTCTCCAAATGTTCCCGCTGCGATTCCCGTAGATCACCCAACACACGCTCACGCGCCGCAGACGATACATCCAGCGCAAGATGTCCCGCTATGTTTCCCTCCACCGCGTCCACAACCTGCTGCAACGTAATTTCCGCCAACCCACGCGCCGGCAAAAATCCGATCGTGTCCCCGTCCACCTCATAGATCAGCCGTGCCGCCTTAAACCGTTCGAGACACTGATCCACGATGTCTTCAGAGATACCCGAAAGCGAGGCGACCTGCTCCGGTGGACACGCACCGCGCCCCTTAGAGAAGTGTTCCGCGACAATCAGAAACAAAGTAATCACATCCGAAGCGTTAAGGTAGGTGCCACCTACTGACCGAAACCGCTCCCGCGGAAACGGTGTCGAACGGAAGTGTTGCACCGAATTCGAGACCTCCGCCCCTAACAAGACGACCACCCAGGCCACGTAGGTCCAGATAGCGAAGACGACGAGTATCGCCAGCGCACCGTAAATATCGCTGTAGTTTTGCCAGACGGCTTCCAGGTACCGTCCAAATGCCAACCGTGCGGTCTGGAACAGCGTCCCTGCAACCAACGCCCCCAGCAGCGCTGCATGCCACTTGACAAACGTGTTCGGCATCGCGATGTACATCAAGAAAAGTACACAATAGACTAACACCCACGGGAAGACATGGGCAAAGACCCAGTTCGTCGCTGTTGAAAAGAACAACCAAATCAGGAGCGGACCAATGGATAACAATGTATAGAAAACCGCGTATTTTTGGAACGCTTGTACAATCGGCAGCCGATGCCGTGCCCCCCAGATGTTGTTAAAATGCTGCTCTACGGATATAAAGAGGAGTGTTGAGACGATGAGAAACAAGAGAAACCCACCGACACCGAGCCCTCCCAGATTTCTGTTGGCAAATCCTGAGAGTTCTGATACAATTTCCTCAGCAGCATACCGCGGGAGGAAGTTGTCCCGGAGCGCGACGATTAGCGGTGAATTGTCGTCTTCGACGGCACCAAACGTTTTTAAGAGGAACAACGCAACAGCGGATAACGGCACAAGACACAACAGTGTGTTAAACGCCAGCGAGGATGCTTGCTGCAAACATTTGTGTCCTATAAATTTGTGCCACACAGTCGCTGCCAGCTGCAAAGTAGATCTGCGGGCACCCGTGACATATCCCACATATTTTTCGGAAAGGTTGTTTGTAACCATATTTATGACAGACTCGAAACCCGACCTGATTTCACGCCTGAAGCGCAAGTTCAGGCAGCACCGATTATTGTCCCTCCTTGTTGGATGCCCCTATCCCGCCCCACGCTGGAACCGGTGTGTGAAACGCCTCCTTCGGCAACTCCCTCGTGATGCGAAAATCTTGGACCTCGGTGCCGGTAGGCACCGCCGTGCCCCGAATGTCATTAACCTCGAAATCGAACCGACTCCGGAAATCGACCTCATCGGCGACGGGCATTTCCTCCCGTTCAAAGAGAATACCTTCGACGCTGTCATTTCTGAAGCCGTGCTTGAGCACGTCCACTCACCGAACGGCGTTGTTCAGGAGATACACCGTGTGCTGAAACCCGGTGGCTATGTCTGTGTTGCCGTCCCGTTTCTACAAGGTTACCACGCCTCACCGCACGATTACCAACGCTGGACAGTCTCTGGGATCGTCCAACTCTGCGCCGCCTTCACCGAGATCGAAAGTGGGGCATGTGCAGGACCGACTGCGTCCTTACACTGGATTTTTCGGGAGTACATCGGGCTGCTTTTTTCTTTTGGCAGTCTGCTTCTCGCGAAAGCCATCTCTCTGCTTGTCGGGTGGCTAACGTTCCCGTTTTTGATTTTAGACGCTCTGTTATCTTTACACAAAGATGCCGACATTTTAGCGTCGGCAGTCTACTTTTTTGGGAAAAAATTGTGAATCCGTGCTATCCTTAATTTAGATAGCGAGGGCGAGGTGTCCGATTAATTTCCGTTTTGCGAGGGGGGTGGCTCATTGAAGGGGATGCCTTTCGCTTCAGCATCAAGGCGACGGCTGTTCCAAGCGGCTATCTCTTGATATGCTTCCGTGCGTCCTTGCTCAAGCCCTTGCTCAAGCCCTTGCTCAAGCCCTTGCTCAAGCCCTTCCGCCTTCGCATCAGCGGTTATTTTGGCATCATACTTCTCTATTTGGCGTTTCATCAGGTTCCAAAATAACATCAGTAGTGAACCTCCTACATCCAGTAAGAAAGTGAGAAAAAAGGCGGCAGGGATGGCAGCAGCTATATCGGCAACTATAAGCCGGACACGTTGTGAGAACGTACTCACAGCAACCGGGGGTGCAGTGAAAAGATAACCAATGACCGCGAGAAGAAAAATGATAGCGTTCCCCAATCCAATGTTTTGTGCAAAACTGAAAAGTGAGGGCCGCTGCTTTTCCGCCACGGAATGCTCCTTATTGAAGCGTGATCTGCTCCTGTTCCGCTGTCTCCAAAAGGTTGCGGACAATCTCCAATGTCAATTTAGAAAGTTTCTGCGAAAATTCGGCATCCGTGAGTGTCCGATATCGCGTCGGTTGAGATGTCGTAAGCCGTTCATTCGCGATTGTCAAAGCACTGGAAACAAGCGATATTGGCACTTCGAGAGCAGTGGGAGTATAGGTCGGAGCGGTGTGAGGGACGGGTAAAGTTACGAGCGATTCTGCGGTATCCCCCGCCAAAAAATTTTCCCGTCGCGAATCAATCTCCGCTAACACCTGTTGCGCAGCGATCTGATGGGCAAATTTTTTCGATCCGGGTACCGGTTCCGGGGTCTCATAAGTCCTATCCCCGTACGCCACCGTTACCTGCCAGCTGGGTGCATCCGCTGGACCGTGCTGGGTTTCGGTATACGTCGGTTGGCTCAACCCGCGTTCCTGACAATATTGAATCAAAAGTCCTTTATAATTTTCTAAAATCTCGCCGGTAGCCGGATCTGCCATGCATCGCTCCTGTTTGTTCTAAGATCTAACACTACTGTGCCGGGGACCGCCCATCATTTTGCGGGGTTTGACTTTCCGCTGCCGTTTCATCTCAATTCTGCGGCGTTTTTCGCTCGGTTTCTCATAGAAACTCCGCTTTTTAATCTCAGTAACAATACCGGCTTTCCCGCACATCTTCTTGAACCGTGCCAATGCCCGATCAAACGTTTCGCTTGGGTTGACATTTACTTCGACTTGAACCATTTTTTTAGCCTCCGTTGGGGTTGGAATTATAAAAACATTTTATAAATTGTATCACATCTGATACGGGATGTCAAATTTTTTAATGGCGAATCGCGGTTCGCGAATCGCGGTTCGCGAACCGCTCTTGACAATTTCCTCGAACGCCGCTATACTCGTCACACGAAAAAGGAGGCAGCCCCATCTACGAAATCATCATCCTCTGCTTCGGCGCATGGCTTACCGGTGTCAGCAAAGCTGGGTTCGGTGGTGGCATTGGCATGATTGTCGTCCCGATGTTCACACATTTCCGAAGTGCACGAAACGTTATCGGACTCATGCTTCTACTGCTCTTCTCCACCGATGTCTTCTCACTCCGTCACTATTGGAACCGTTGGCACCGCCAGAGCGTCACACGTTTGATCCTCGGTTCTCTCCTCGGTATCGCCTTAGCAAGTCTGATTCTAAAGGACATCTCCGATTATCACCTCAAGAAGGTTATTGGTGGGATTGCCTGTCTCTTCGCGCTCCTGGAATTCCTGCGTCCCTACTGGCAACGATGGCTTGGGAACGCCGAACAACACGTCGAATCGGCATTCCGCTTTAAGACGTGGCAGGGGCTGCTTGCAGGTCTGTTTGCTGGTGCGTTCTCGACACTCGCGCACATGGGTGGACTTGTCGTCGTCATGTATCTCCTCCCGCAACGTTTAGGGAATACCGCTTTCGTTGCGACCACGACAGCCACCTATTTCCTGCTCAACTTCATCAAAATCCCGTTCTATTATCAGCTCGATCTTTTCTCGACGGAGATCCTCATTGAAGCCGTCGCGCTTTTACCCTTCATTGCGTTAGGTGTGCTGACCGGCATCGCGTTGAACAACCGTGTTTCGGAGCGGCTCTTTTCGAGGATTGTCTTATTCTTCCTGTTTGCGACGGGCGCGCATCTGCTTTTGGGTTAATAGCGAACCGCGAACCGCTATTTGCCAAAAAACATTGCTGCTATCTAAACCCTTGTGATACACTATAGATATGCTGACCGCCAAAGAAACGAGGTTAAAAAAACAATGACACTGAAATGGGGTGTGCTCGGTGCCGGTAGCGTCGCACAACGCAGAGCGATGCCTGCCATCAACAAAGCAAAGAACGCCGAACTTCACGCCTTACTCTCTCGTAATACCGACCGCGCAAAACACCTGGCGGACGAATACGGCGCAACCAACGCCTATACCACCGTCGATGCACTCTTGGCAGATGACGCACTCGATGCGATTTACATTTCAACACCCGTTCACCTACACTGCGAACAGGTCGTCGCCGCCGCGGAACGCGGTTTACACGTACTGTGCGATAAACCTATGGCACTCACACCACAAGAGTGTCGAGAGATGGTTGCCGCCTGTGATGCCAACGGGGTCCACTTACAGGTCTGTTTCCTCTTTCGGTTTCATTCCTGTTTCCAGCAGATCCGGGCGTGGGTAAATGCTGGACGGTTCGGGCAGATCGTCCACGGACGTATGCCGTTTTTGAAACAGTACGAACTTATGCCAAACGAATGGCGCGCCAAGCCTGAAGAAGGTGGCGGTGGATGCTTTATGGACCTCGGACCCCACAGCGTCGATTTGCTCCGCTATCTCATCGGCGAAGTCAACGCCGTCAGCGCGTTCTATAACAGTGCTGTCAACAACGCTGCTGTCGAAGAGACCGGGGGCATCGTCCTGCACTTTGATAACGGGGCGCAAGCGTTCACAGACCTCAGCTTCTCAGTCCCGCACTGTGACATCGTCTTTGAACTTTACGGAACAGAAGGCTCCGTCTGGGTCTACAACGACGACGGTTGGAAGATCCGCACCCATTTTGATGGCGAGGCGGAGTTGATCCTGTCTCAGTTTGAAGACCTTTACCAATACCAGTTTGAGCATTTTGCGGAATGTGTGCAGCAGGGTGTCTCACCCATCACGACTGGGGGTGACGGATTAAGGGCAAACGAGATCTTAGCCGCGGCGTATCGCGCTGGAAAGATAGGGCAGACGGTTTCTCTAAAGTAAGTAGGTGAGGTTTGTAACCTCGCCGTTCTTCCCCAAATAAAATCGGTGCGGTTAGAAACCGCACCTACCCATTTTATACGGGAGCTGCTATCCGCTAACAACAGATCCAGATTCTAAGAATAAAATCGGTGCGGTTAGAAACCGCACCTACCCATTTTATACGGGAGCTGCTATCCGCTAACAACAGATCCAGATTCTAAGAATAAAATCGGTGCGGTTAGAAACCGCACCTACCTATTTTATAAGGTAACCGCTGATCGCTAATAGCGACAAAATGACACATATTTCGCTTTATGTGTTTTTTAGAAGACAAATTGTCACGTCAGAAAACATGCCAAATTGTCACGCATCTCCAGCAATCTATGCCGATATGGCACTTTTACCAATTGGCACGAAAATTGCTACTGTTAACAATGGCAGCAGAGATGTTTTTGTCAAATGGGGTTTGC carries:
- a CDS encoding transposase, with the translated sequence MNTLPKYRSHTLRAGRASIPGAYYHIIIVTHQRKRILADDNVASIIFRAFNWLEVENRLERICIMVMPDHVHTVIKLGEGQTLTKVLHSMKRFTAREINKCLSREGVLWQKGYSDWGIRTEEALNNTIRYCYMNPVREGLVRSARDYPYWWCKFEME
- the rpsU gene encoding 30S ribosomal protein S21, yielding MVQVEVNVNPSETFDRALARFKKMCGKAGIVTEIKKRSFYEKPSEKRRRIEMKRQRKVKPRKMMGGPRHSSVRS
- a CDS encoding Gfo/Idh/MocA family oxidoreductase; amino-acid sequence: MTLKWGVLGAGSVAQRRAMPAINKAKNAELHALLSRNTDRAKHLADEYGATNAYTTVDALLADDALDAIYISTPVHLHCEQVVAAAERGLHVLCDKPMALTPQECREMVAACDANGVHLQVCFLFRFHSCFQQIRAWVNAGRFGQIVHGRMPFLKQYELMPNEWRAKPEEGGGGCFMDLGPHSVDLLRYLIGEVNAVSAFYNSAVNNAAVEETGGIVLHFDNGAQAFTDLSFSVPHCDIVFELYGTEGSVWVYNDDGWKIRTHFDGEAELILSQFEDLYQYQFEHFAECVQQGVSPITTGGDGLRANEILAAAYRAGKIGQTVSLK
- a CDS encoding YihY family inner membrane protein, yielding MVTNNLSEKYVGYVTGARRSTLQLAATVWHKFIGHKCLQQASSLAFNTLLCLVPLSAVALFLLKTFGAVEDDNSPLIVALRDNFLPRYAAEEIVSELSGFANRNLGGLGVGGFLLFLIVSTLLFISVEQHFNNIWGARHRLPIVQAFQKYAVFYTLLSIGPLLIWLFFSTATNWVFAHVFPWVLVYCVLFLMYIAMPNTFVKWHAALLGALVAGTLFQTARLAFGRYLEAVWQNYSDIYGALAILVVFAIWTYVAWVVVLLGAEVSNSVQHFRSTPFPRERFRSVGGTYLNASDVITLFLIVAEHFSKGRGACPPEQVASLSGISEDIVDQCLERFKAARLIYEVDGDTIGFLPARGLAEITLQQVVDAVEGNIAGHLALDVSSAARERVLGDLRESQREHLEKVTVASLL
- a CDS encoding double-stranded RNA binding motif domain-containing protein encodes the protein MADPATGEILENYKGLLIQYCQERGLSQPTYTETQHGPADAPSWQVTVAYGDRTYETPEPVPGSKKFAHQIAAQQVLAEIDSRRENFLAGDTAESLVTLPVPHTAPTYTPTALEVPISLVSSALTIANERLTTSQPTRYRTLTDAEFSQKLSKLTLEIVRNLLETAEQEQITLQ
- a CDS encoding helix-turn-helix domain-containing protein, with the protein product MPSNSKGTILTACEMSFNGASNTEIAAHFKVTDSTVSRWRKNPVWIDFENELIAAYKAAALKKQNPNAAEVDSE
- a CDS encoding sulfite exporter TauE/SafE family protein, producing the protein MLCFGAWLTGVSKAGFGGGIGMIVVPMFTHFRSARNVIGLMLLLLFSTDVFSLRHYWNRWHRQSVTRLILGSLLGIALASLILKDISDYHLKKVIGGIACLFALLEFLRPYWQRWLGNAEQHVESAFRFKTWQGLLAGLFAGAFSTLAHMGGLVVVMYLLPQRLGNTAFVATTTATYFLLNFIKIPFYYQLDLFSTEILIEAVALLPFIALGVLTGIALNNRVSERLFSRIVLFFLFATGAHLLLG
- a CDS encoding class I SAM-dependent methyltransferase, with the protein product MTDSKPDLISRLKRKFRQHRLLSLLVGCPYPAPRWNRCVKRLLRQLPRDAKILDLGAGRHRRAPNVINLEIEPTPEIDLIGDGHFLPFKENTFDAVISEAVLEHVHSPNGVVQEIHRVLKPGGYVCVAVPFLQGYHASPHDYQRWTVSGIVQLCAAFTEIESGACAGPTASLHWIFREYIGLLFSFGSLLLAKAISLLVGWLTFPFLILDALLSLHKDADILASAVYFFGKKL
- a CDS encoding redoxin domain-containing protein → MKPYLLIILLTLALASTLHAASEYTITNRHRVIEETTLNDNTVPVGTKLPAVSFTTLDGKTQNLEILTKQGAVVVTFLATECPVAQRYTTRLKHLHAEFPTHTFVAIYPNENDSIDEVKAHVAKSEYMFHIVKDATGKLARIFGATMTPQTFVVDTQRTLQYRGAIDDNRYETRVKHHYLHDVLIATRDNASVPVQETASFGCTIHFPEAALPDEVTYSEHIAPILQKQCQACHRQGEVAPFTLADYSDAKAWATEIAAYTQARLMPPWKPAPGYGHFKNERRLTDTEIEMIAYWVESGAPAGDLDAVPPAPEFHDDWALGEPDWIAEMPVEYEIEPEGEDEYRQFIIPTNFETDMYIQAVDVQPGNRKTVHHVIPYLDVNGEARKLDAEDPKPGYVTEGTGPGFDTVGSLGGWAPGMTPIVLPEGIGYLLPKGADIVMQVHYYRTGHLERDRTRLGLYFSKTEETTKLRIGDATNSKFVVPPGADWYAVQAHEDFKRDVYLLATMPHMHLIGRDMRLVATTPEGIRHDLIWIQDWDFNWQDIYHYQEPLFLPAGTRVELVAHFDNSAANPTNPNDPPVPVGWGEKTTDEMCIGFLYYVKASEFSPVSLK